The following coding sequences lie in one Arachis ipaensis cultivar K30076 chromosome B05, Araip1.1, whole genome shotgun sequence genomic window:
- the LOC107642710 gene encoding probable N-acetyltransferase HLS1: MGEEFHHGVVMREYDPNRDRERVEEVERICEVGPSGKLSIFTDLLGDPICRVRHSPSFLMLVAEIGDEIVGMIRGCIKTITCGKKPSRNTKHSDTSNTGNSNRHLPVYAKVAYILGLRVSPSHRRIGIGLKLVHRMEAWFRDNGAEYSYMATENDNLASVKLFTDKCGYTKFRTPSILVNPVFAHRLTLSPKVKIIHLTPSQAEAIYRRRFATTEFFPRDIDAVLNNKLSVGTFLAVPDGATWQGTDHFLSDPPKSWAILSIWNSKELFTLQVRGASRVKRTLAKTTRVVDKAFPFLRLPSFPDFFKPFGFHFVYGIGGEGPEAVKMVKTLCDFAHNVAKERDCGAVVTEVSGQEPLRFGIPHWKMLSCPEDLWCIKRLGEDYSDGSVGDWTKSPPGISIFVDPREV; the protein is encoded by the exons ATGGGTGAGGAGTTTCATCATGGTGTTGTTATGAGAGAGTATGATCCTAATAGAGACagagaaagagtagaagaagtagagagaataTGTGAGGTTGGACCCAGTGGAAAGCTTTCTATCTTCACCGACCTCCTCGGTGACCCTATCTGCAGGGTCCGCCACTCACCTTCTTTCCTCATGCTG GTGGCGGAGATTGGAGATGAGATAGTGGGAATGATAAGGGGTTGCATCAAAACCATCACGTGCGGAAAGAAGCCCTCCAGAAACACCAAACACAGCGACACTAGTAACACTGGTAACAGTAACAGACATCTCCCTGTTTATGCTAAAGTCGCCTACATATTAGGCCTTCGCGTTTCCCCCTCTCACCG GAGAATAGGAATAGGGTTGAAGCTGGTGCATCGAATGGAGGCATGGTTCAGAGATAATGGCGCAGAGTATTCCTACATGGCAACGGAAAACGACAATTTAGCATCCGTGAAACTCTTCACTGACAAATGCGGTTACACAAAGTTCCGTACTCCTTCCATCCTTGTCAACCCCGTTTTCGCCCACCGTCTCACCCTCTCCCCAAAGGTCAAAATCATCCACCTTACCCCCTCCCAAGCGGAAGCCATCTACCGCCGCCGATTCGCCACCACCGAGTTCTTCCCCCGTGACATCGACGCCGTCCTCAACAACAAACTCTCAGTCGGGACCTTCCTCGCCGTTCCCGACGGCGCCACCTGGCAAGGCACGGATCACTTCCTATCCGACCCACCCAAGTCGTGGGCCATACTTAGCATATGGAACTCTAAGGAACTCTTCACGCTCCAGGTGCGTGGTGCGTCGCGCGTGAAACGCACGCTTGCGAAGACGACTCGCGTGGTTGACAAGGCTTTTCCCTTTTTACGGTTACCTTCATTTCCGGACTTCTTCAAGCCGTTCGGGTTCCACTTTGTGTACGGAATTGGAGGAGAAGGTCCCGAGGCGGTTAAGATGGTTAAGACTTTGTGCGATTTTGCGCACAACGTGGCCAAAGAACGTGATTGCGGCGCGGTAGTTACCGAAGTGTCTGGTCAAGAACCGTTGCGGTTTGGGATACCGCACTGGAAGATGCTATCGTGTCCTGAAGATCTATGGTGCATTAAGAGGCTCGGTGAGGATTACAGCGACGGTTCCGTTGGTGACTGGACCAAATCTCCACCTGGAATTTCCATTTTTGTTGATCCAAGAGAAGTCTGA